In the Acidimicrobiales bacterium genome, one interval contains:
- a CDS encoding histidine phosphatase family protein has protein sequence MLVLVRHGEAAGNAAGLLLGRTDSPLTDRGRAQAAALGGAVGAVGRLVTSPLGRAVDTAGALGLDVPAEVDERWVEVDYGEFEGQALGSVPAEVWARWRGDPGYRPPGGESLAEVGVRVRDACDELFARPGAGARADTDVVVVSHVSPIKAAVAWALGTGDAVAWRLYLATASITRIAWGVDGPVLQRYNETVPAPAP, from the coding sequence GTGCTGGTCCTCGTGCGTCATGGCGAAGCGGCGGGGAACGCCGCCGGCCTCCTGCTCGGCCGGACCGACTCTCCGCTGACCGACCGCGGCCGGGCGCAGGCCGCTGCCCTCGGGGGCGCCGTCGGCGCCGTCGGCAGGCTGGTGACGAGCCCCCTGGGACGGGCCGTCGACACCGCCGGCGCGCTGGGACTCGACGTGCCCGCCGAAGTCGACGAGCGCTGGGTCGAGGTGGACTACGGCGAGTTCGAGGGACAGGCGCTCGGGTCCGTCCCGGCCGAGGTCTGGGCGCGCTGGCGCGGCGACCCCGGGTACCGGCCGCCCGGCGGCGAGTCGCTGGCCGAGGTGGGCGTTCGTGTACGCGACGCGTGCGACGAGCTGTTCGCCCGCCCCGGTGCGGGGGCGCGGGCCGACACCGACGTCGTCGTCGTGAGCCACGTGTCGCCCATCAAGGCGGCCGTGGCGTGGGCCCTCGGTACCGGGGACGCCGTGGCATGGCGGCTCTACCTGGCGACGGCGTCGATCACCCGGATCGCCTGGGGGGTCGACGGCCCCGTGCTGCAGCGCTACAACGAGACGGTTCCCGCCCCCGCGCCCTGA
- a CDS encoding haloalkane dehalogenase, with protein MKVLRTPDERFEGLPGYGFAPHYVEVASGDGQGRLRVHYVDEGPSAGAETILLLHGEPSWSYLYRRMVAPLTGAGFRVIAPDLVGFGRSDKPASRTDYTYARHVEWMRAALFDEVGLTGLTLVGQDWGGLIGLRLVAEHPDRFRRVVAANTGLPTGDTDMGEAFMAWQKFSQEVPELPVGRIVRGGCVTDVAPAVVAAYDAPFPDESFKEGARQFPVLVPTRPDDPAAEANRRAWEVLRRFDKPFLCAFSDRDPITHGADRLFLDQVPGAAGRDHTTIAGGGHFLQEDKGEDLARTVVAFVAATTA; from the coding sequence ATGAAGGTACTGCGCACACCCGACGAACGGTTCGAGGGCCTGCCGGGCTACGGATTCGCCCCGCACTACGTCGAGGTGGCGTCGGGCGACGGACAGGGCCGGCTGCGCGTGCACTACGTCGACGAGGGCCCCTCCGCCGGCGCGGAGACGATCCTCCTGCTCCACGGCGAGCCGTCGTGGAGCTACCTCTACCGCAGGATGGTGGCGCCGCTCACGGGTGCCGGCTTCCGCGTGATCGCGCCGGACCTGGTGGGCTTCGGCCGCTCCGACAAGCCGGCCAGCCGCACCGACTACACCTACGCGCGGCATGTCGAGTGGATGCGCGCCGCGCTGTTCGACGAGGTGGGGCTGACGGGGTTGACGCTCGTGGGCCAGGACTGGGGCGGCCTCATCGGCCTGCGGCTCGTCGCCGAGCATCCCGACCGCTTCCGCCGGGTGGTGGCGGCCAACACCGGCCTGCCCACGGGCGACACGGACATGGGCGAGGCCTTCATGGCCTGGCAGAAGTTCTCCCAGGAGGTGCCGGAGCTCCCCGTGGGCCGCATCGTGCGCGGCGGGTGCGTCACCGACGTGGCGCCCGCGGTGGTCGCCGCCTACGACGCCCCGTTCCCCGACGAGTCGTTCAAGGAGGGGGCCCGCCAGTTCCCCGTGCTCGTGCCCACCCGTCCCGACGACCCCGCCGCCGAGGCCAACCGCCGCGCCTGGGAGGTGCTGCGCCGGTTCGACAAGCCCTTCCTGTGCGCGTTCAGCGATCGCGACCCCATCACCCACGGCGCCGATCGGCTGTTCCTCGACCAGGTCCCCGGGGCCGCCGGGAGGGACCACACCACCATCGCCGGCGGGGGCCACTTCCTCCAGGAGGACAAGGGGGAGGACCTCGCCCGCACCGTCGTCGCCTTCGTCGCGGCGACCACGGCCTGA
- a CDS encoding sulfatase-like hydrolase/transferase codes for MGRKILFVTTDQQRYDALGCTGNTIARTPVVDALAAAGVVYHRAHNQNTVCTPARSTMITGQYVRTHGVVSNGIPLPTDAPSVAAHLHDTVGYRTALIGKAHFQPAFDPDGKWTENCLAGDRSTGPYRGFDHVELAMHGYLRRWHYDKWLEANGAEWLDAYYPLINFASMGLNDEGGGDTDAPEVKHNPMPRGMYHTDWVANRAIAWLDSLPADEDWFCWMSFPDPHHPWDPPVDEVRRRIDWRQLDLPPGHPGSIDKAVEILAQKPHHWLDWYEGRFQNMEGGPMRFVPGTMSHDQVREVSALIHVENELIDEALGRVMARIEERGWGPDTDVVFTTDHGELQGDFGLLFKGPYHVDALMRVPLVWRPAPSAGVTPAEVHEPVGHVDLVPTFCDIAGAAVPDWAQGRMLPVAPGSDRHWAITEWDSQFAHIGMHLRSIYRDGWLCTAYEPGPLYQGTEGELYDMAEDPMQWRNLWDDPAYRARRDELVTDLYDNLPEQRQPPLAVEAPV; via the coding sequence ATGGGCCGCAAGATCCTCTTCGTCACCACCGACCAGCAGCGCTACGACGCGCTCGGGTGCACGGGCAACACCATCGCCCGCACCCCGGTCGTCGACGCGTTGGCAGCGGCCGGCGTCGTCTACCACCGCGCCCACAACCAGAACACGGTGTGCACGCCGGCGCGCTCGACCATGATCACCGGCCAGTACGTGCGCACCCACGGCGTGGTCTCCAACGGGATCCCCCTTCCCACCGACGCGCCCTCGGTGGCGGCGCACCTGCACGACACCGTGGGCTACCGCACGGCCCTGATCGGCAAGGCCCACTTCCAGCCGGCGTTCGACCCCGACGGCAAGTGGACGGAGAACTGCCTGGCCGGCGACCGCTCGACCGGGCCCTACCGCGGCTTCGACCACGTCGAGCTGGCCATGCACGGCTACCTGCGGCGCTGGCACTACGACAAATGGCTCGAGGCGAACGGCGCCGAGTGGCTCGACGCCTACTACCCCCTCATCAACTTCGCCAGCATGGGCCTCAACGACGAGGGCGGCGGCGACACCGACGCGCCGGAGGTGAAGCACAACCCGATGCCGCGCGGCATGTACCACACCGACTGGGTCGCCAACCGGGCCATCGCCTGGCTCGACTCGCTGCCGGCGGACGAGGACTGGTTCTGCTGGATGAGCTTCCCCGACCCCCACCACCCGTGGGACCCCCCGGTCGACGAGGTGCGCCGCCGCATCGACTGGCGCCAGCTCGACCTGCCCCCGGGGCACCCGGGCTCGATCGACAAGGCGGTCGAGATCCTGGCCCAGAAGCCCCATCACTGGCTCGACTGGTACGAGGGGCGGTTCCAGAACATGGAGGGCGGGCCCATGCGCTTCGTGCCCGGCACCATGTCGCACGACCAGGTGCGCGAGGTGAGCGCCCTCATCCACGTGGAGAACGAGCTGATCGACGAGGCCCTGGGCCGCGTGATGGCTCGCATCGAGGAGCGCGGCTGGGGGCCCGACACCGACGTCGTGTTCACCACCGACCACGGCGAGCTCCAGGGAGACTTCGGGCTGCTGTTCAAGGGCCCGTACCACGTCGACGCGCTGATGCGCGTGCCCCTGGTGTGGCGCCCGGCCCCGAGCGCGGGCGTCACCCCTGCCGAGGTGCACGAGCCCGTGGGCCACGTCGACCTCGTCCCGACCTTCTGCGACATCGCGGGGGCGGCGGTGCCCGACTGGGCGCAGGGCCGGATGCTGCCGGTGGCGCCGGGCTCGGACCGCCACTGGGCCATCACCGAGTGGGACAGCCAGTTCGCCCATATCGGCATGCACCTGCGGTCGATCTACCGCGACGGTTGGCTGTGCACCGCGTACGAGCCCGGCCCCCTCTACCAGGGGACCGAGGGCGAGCTCTACGACATGGCGGAGGACCCCATGCAGTGGCGCAACCTGTGGGACGACCCCGCCTATCGGGCCCGGCGCGACGAGCTGGTCACCGATCTCTACGACAACCTGCCCGAGCAGCGCCAGCCGCCGCTCGCCGTGGAGGCCCCGGTCTGA
- a CDS encoding NADPH:quinone oxidoreductase family protein, with amino-acid sequence MRVVVCRELGSLDNVVVEERDEVAPGPGQVVVDVRAAGVNYVDGLICQGRYQLKPAVPFVPGGEVAGIVRAVGEGVTRVSVGERVMAMIGFGAFAEQVVVPARSLDSMPQALSFGQAAAFIQSYSTAWFTLTRRVTVSEGEWVLVLGAGGGIGLATVDVAVSLGAHVVAAASTEDKLDAARQMGAEATVAYEHEDLKSRVRELTGGGADVVVDPVGGHHSEPALRATRTFGRFCVIGFASGPIASVPLNHVLLNNRTVVGVDWGSWAMSHPDDNRAMLDELIEMVDDGRLHPVEAVERPLGEAAAVMASLLDRTVTGKVVLVP; translated from the coding sequence GTGCGCGTCGTGGTGTGCAGGGAACTGGGCTCCCTCGACAACGTCGTCGTCGAGGAGCGCGACGAGGTGGCCCCCGGGCCGGGCCAGGTCGTCGTGGACGTGCGGGCCGCCGGGGTGAACTACGTCGACGGTTTGATCTGCCAGGGGCGGTACCAGTTGAAGCCGGCCGTGCCGTTCGTCCCCGGCGGGGAGGTCGCGGGTATCGTGCGCGCCGTCGGCGAGGGCGTGACACGCGTGTCGGTGGGGGAGCGCGTCATGGCCATGATCGGCTTCGGCGCCTTCGCGGAGCAGGTGGTGGTGCCCGCCCGGTCCCTCGACTCGATGCCCCAGGCGCTCAGCTTCGGCCAGGCGGCGGCGTTCATCCAGAGCTACAGCACGGCATGGTTCACGCTGACGCGACGGGTGACCGTCAGCGAAGGTGAGTGGGTGCTCGTCTTGGGCGCAGGCGGCGGCATCGGTCTGGCCACCGTCGACGTCGCCGTGAGCCTCGGCGCCCACGTCGTGGCGGCGGCGTCGACCGAGGACAAGCTCGACGCTGCCCGGCAGATGGGCGCCGAGGCGACCGTGGCGTACGAGCACGAGGACCTGAAGTCGCGCGTCCGCGAACTCACCGGCGGCGGTGCCGACGTGGTCGTGGACCCGGTCGGGGGGCACCACAGCGAGCCCGCCCTGCGCGCCACCCGGACGTTCGGGCGGTTCTGCGTCATCGGGTTCGCCTCCGGCCCGATCGCCTCGGTCCCGCTCAACCACGTCCTGCTGAACAACCGCACCGTGGTCGGCGTCGACTGGGGCTCGTGGGCCATGAGCCACCCCGACGACAACCGGGCGATGCTCGACGAGCTCATCGAGATGGTCGACGACGGCCGTCTGCACCCGGTCGAGGCGGTCGAACGGCCGCTCGGCGAAGCGGCCGCGGTGATGGCCTCGCTGCTCGATCGGACCGTTACGGGGAAGGTCGTCCTCGTCCCCTGA
- a CDS encoding nuclear transport factor 2 family protein — protein MDLAEIEAIRQLKYAYFRLLDLKRFSELGELLTEDATTGYQSGTLQHTGRAAIVAFLQESLGDPGIVTMHNGHHPEISLTSATTATGRWYLEDRVIVPAHDFELHGTALYEDRYAKDGAAWRIAHTGYDRIFEEHRHYSTGAVRSIRAGGTTTDFAHG, from the coding sequence GTGGACCTCGCCGAGATCGAAGCCATCCGACAGCTCAAGTACGCGTACTTCCGCCTCCTCGACCTGAAGCGATTCTCCGAGCTCGGCGAGCTCCTCACCGAGGACGCCACCACGGGGTACCAGTCCGGCACCCTTCAGCACACCGGGCGGGCCGCCATCGTGGCCTTCCTCCAGGAGTCCCTCGGCGATCCGGGCATCGTGACGATGCACAACGGCCACCATCCCGAGATCTCGCTCACGAGCGCCACGACCGCCACGGGCCGGTGGTACCTGGAGGACCGCGTGATCGTCCCCGCGCACGACTTCGAGCTTCACGGCACCGCGCTGTACGAGGACCGGTACGCCAAGGACGGCGCGGCATGGAGGATCGCCCACACCGGCTACGACCGGATCTTCGAGGAGCACCGCCACTACTCGACCGGGGCCGTGCGCTCGATCCGGGCCGGCGGGACCACGACGGACTTCGCCCACGGGTAG
- a CDS encoding cupin domain-containing protein produces the protein MDVRSIEDMAPTIEHNGTTPVWWLVPPQEMRAATEGGFLELVSEWEIAGGGAVDAHSHPTHEFYYIISGRGIMKIADEERAVQAGDLVYTPPDTTHSIWPVSEHAPLRGLAFAIGTPGAGKVDYS, from the coding sequence ATGGACGTCCGGTCGATTGAGGACATGGCCCCCACGATCGAGCACAACGGCACCACCCCGGTCTGGTGGCTGGTCCCACCCCAGGAGATGCGTGCTGCCACCGAGGGGGGATTCCTCGAGCTCGTGAGCGAGTGGGAGATCGCGGGTGGTGGGGCGGTCGACGCGCACTCCCACCCGACGCACGAGTTCTACTACATCATCTCTGGCCGCGGGATCATGAAGATCGCCGACGAGGAGCGCGCCGTGCAGGCCGGCGATCTCGTGTACACGCCGCCCGACACGACCCACAGCATCTGGCCCGTCAGCGAGCACGCGCCCCTGCGCGGACTGGCCTTCGCCATCGGCACGCCCGGCGCGGGGAAGGTCGACTACAGCTGA
- a CDS encoding alpha-amylase family glycosyl hydrolase: protein MPAMPGHRDTPAAPWWQTDVLYQVYPRSFADSDADGTGDLRGIIDRLDHLVWLGVGGIWLSPITVSPNADWGYDVADYCAVLPELGTLDTFDLLVTEAARRGVRVLMDLVPNHTSDDHPWFVDSRSSRTSPRRGWYVWADPKPDGTPPNNWVSSFGGPAWTLDAVTGQYYLHNHLSEQPDLNWWNDDVRSAFDDVLRFWLDRGVAGFRIDVCNIIVKDALLRDNPPATEDDDFEAQLFGQRPVYSANRPEVHDVLRRWRRLAESYDPPRVLVGETPVEVEVMADYYGDGHDELHLAFNFPFITAPLQADAMRQIVERTEERLPPGAWPAWTGSNHDMSRLASRWADGDPRKVRVALVVLLCLRGTPVLYQGDEIGLGDVPVARDDLRDPLGVRYWPAYAGRDAMRTPMPWRNMPGGGFTEPGTRPWLPLGDVAGCNVEDQRADPGSVLTLARDLIALRRQSGALQTGRYETIEAPDGVWAWRRGDGVVVVLNLSDDDATVDAVHGRVRIGTDRDRDGRPVRGKLRLLGWEGVVIETAQPGRLRPRTTPTGTGGVGAPGPPEQVGAGRVERGVPVPATPGRAVSAAPLRGRGRPSP, encoded by the coding sequence ATGCCCGCGATGCCGGGCCACAGGGACACGCCCGCGGCGCCCTGGTGGCAGACCGACGTCCTGTACCAGGTCTATCCCCGCTCGTTCGCCGACTCGGACGCGGACGGCACGGGCGACCTGCGCGGCATCATCGACCGGCTCGACCACCTCGTGTGGTTGGGGGTGGGCGGGATCTGGCTGAGCCCGATCACGGTCTCGCCCAACGCCGACTGGGGTTACGACGTCGCCGACTACTGCGCCGTGCTGCCCGAGCTCGGGACACTGGACACGTTCGACCTCCTCGTCACCGAAGCGGCCCGTCGAGGTGTGCGCGTCCTGATGGACCTGGTGCCCAACCACACGAGCGATGACCACCCGTGGTTCGTCGACTCCCGCTCCTCGAGGACGTCGCCGCGACGCGGGTGGTATGTCTGGGCGGACCCCAAGCCCGACGGGACGCCGCCGAACAACTGGGTGAGCAGCTTCGGGGGCCCGGCCTGGACGCTCGACGCCGTCACCGGTCAGTACTACCTGCACAACCACCTGTCCGAGCAGCCGGACCTCAACTGGTGGAACGACGACGTCCGTTCTGCTTTCGACGACGTCCTGCGGTTCTGGTTGGACCGGGGGGTCGCCGGGTTCCGCATCGACGTTTGCAACATCATCGTCAAGGACGCCCTGCTCCGGGACAACCCACCCGCCACCGAGGACGACGACTTCGAGGCTCAGCTCTTCGGACAGCGACCCGTCTACAGTGCGAACCGCCCGGAGGTCCACGACGTCCTGCGGCGGTGGCGCCGGCTGGCCGAGTCGTACGACCCCCCGCGGGTCCTCGTCGGGGAGACGCCGGTGGAGGTCGAGGTGATGGCCGACTACTACGGCGACGGCCACGACGAACTGCACCTGGCGTTCAACTTCCCGTTCATCACCGCACCGCTCCAGGCCGACGCCATGCGACAGATCGTCGAGCGCACGGAGGAGCGCCTGCCACCGGGTGCGTGGCCGGCGTGGACGGGGTCGAACCACGATATGTCGCGGTTGGCGTCGCGCTGGGCGGACGGCGATCCCCGCAAGGTCAGGGTGGCCCTCGTCGTGTTGCTGTGCCTGCGCGGCACGCCTGTCCTGTACCAGGGCGACGAGATCGGCCTGGGCGACGTCCCGGTGGCCCGGGACGACCTGCGCGACCCTCTGGGCGTCCGGTACTGGCCGGCCTACGCCGGGCGCGACGCCATGCGGACGCCCATGCCGTGGCGCAACATGCCCGGCGGTGGCTTCACCGAGCCGGGCACACGCCCGTGGCTGCCGCTGGGGGACGTCGCCGGGTGCAACGTGGAGGACCAGCGAGCAGACCCCGGGTCCGTGCTCACGCTGGCCCGGGACCTGATCGCCCTGCGCCGGCAGTCCGGTGCCCTGCAGACGGGTCGCTACGAAACGATCGAGGCGCCCGACGGCGTGTGGGCGTGGCGCCGGGGCGACGGCGTCGTCGTGGTGCTCAACCTCTCCGACGACGACGCCACCGTCGACGCGGTCCACGGCCGCGTGCGCATCGGCACGGACCGAGACCGCGACGGGCGGCCGGTCCGGGGCAAGCTCCGACTGCTGGGCTGGGAAGGGGTCGTCATCGAGACGGCACAGCCCGGTCGGCTTCGCCCCCGCACCACACCGACCGGCACCGGTGGCGTCGGGGCGCCCGGGCCGCCGGAGCAGGTCGGCGCGGGTCGAGTGGAACGAGGGGTACCCGTGCCCGCCACACCGGGCCGGGCCGTGTCGGCGGCGCCCCTCAGGGGACGAGGACGACCTTCCCCGTAA
- a CDS encoding ABC transporter substrate-binding protein, translating into MQVGSVVVAVAVVAAASFFVGSGSSGGSPGSTTAPTPAGAPGRGAADGAGVSAHAIKVVFPVSNLQALASNLGFAGDIEYGEQAKAIDLFVKQINDAGGIHGRKIDPVIVHFDPTNEVVMRAMCKDWTEGGSPAFAVLDGVGTWSGDNQLCITQEGHTPLLSQWTTVTDWTRQGAPYLWWTGPDDAAILKATVQWGVAAGLLGNATKVAVVVGDRASDQLALNQYLLPDLQQVGVTPIVKTIPANPSDIAGTDAQAPFVVQQLKSDGVTSVIPLIPFNVFFPVLAAETTQQYFPRLLLSDYENSIQAALGLIPLPYEKALDGQEGVTTETLGGIDDTRPEADGGYDTGVRSCFATWHKAYPQVPEGNQNFYIEEQGPVQAWCQEIRLFAAAATAAGPHLDRRTFDAAMATISDFPGGFSPTLTYGPDKFSGPTEYRVVRLHTNAPVSSQCKMPLDHTPQTVCWVVVNDWQPLPGS; encoded by the coding sequence GTGCAGGTCGGCTCGGTGGTCGTCGCCGTGGCGGTCGTGGCGGCCGCCTCCTTCTTCGTCGGTTCGGGCTCGTCCGGCGGCTCTCCGGGCTCCACCACCGCACCGACCCCGGCAGGGGCGCCCGGCAGAGGCGCCGCCGACGGCGCCGGCGTCAGCGCCCACGCCATCAAGGTGGTCTTCCCCGTCTCCAACCTGCAGGCGCTGGCCTCCAACCTCGGCTTCGCCGGCGATATCGAGTACGGCGAGCAGGCCAAGGCGATCGACCTCTTCGTCAAGCAGATCAACGACGCCGGGGGAATACACGGCCGGAAGATCGACCCGGTGATCGTCCACTTCGACCCGACGAACGAGGTGGTCATGCGGGCCATGTGCAAGGACTGGACCGAAGGGGGCTCCCCGGCCTTCGCCGTGCTCGACGGGGTGGGCACCTGGTCGGGCGACAACCAGCTGTGCATCACCCAGGAGGGCCATACGCCCTTGCTCAGCCAGTGGACGACGGTGACGGATTGGACGCGCCAGGGCGCGCCCTACCTGTGGTGGACGGGCCCCGACGATGCCGCCATCCTGAAGGCCACGGTGCAGTGGGGTGTGGCCGCCGGGCTGCTCGGGAACGCCACCAAGGTCGCCGTGGTCGTCGGTGACCGGGCGAGCGACCAACTGGCGCTGAACCAGTACCTGCTGCCCGACCTGCAACAGGTGGGCGTGACGCCGATCGTCAAGACGATCCCCGCCAACCCGTCAGACATCGCCGGCACCGATGCCCAGGCGCCCTTCGTCGTGCAGCAGTTGAAATCGGACGGCGTCACCTCGGTGATCCCGCTCATACCGTTCAACGTCTTCTTCCCTGTCCTCGCGGCCGAGACGACGCAGCAGTACTTCCCGAGGCTCCTGTTGTCGGACTACGAGAACTCCATCCAAGCGGCGCTGGGGCTCATCCCCCTCCCCTACGAAAAGGCGCTCGACGGGCAGGAGGGCGTCACGACGGAGACGCTCGGGGGGATCGACGACACCCGCCCGGAGGCGGACGGTGGCTACGACACCGGCGTGCGGAGTTGCTTCGCGACGTGGCACAAGGCCTATCCGCAGGTCCCGGAGGGAAACCAGAACTTCTACATCGAGGAACAGGGGCCGGTGCAGGCCTGGTGCCAGGAGATCCGCCTGTTCGCAGCGGCGGCGACCGCGGCCGGCCCGCACCTCGATCGGCGGACGTTCGACGCCGCCATGGCCACGATCTCCGACTTCCCGGGAGGCTTTTCCCCGACTCTGACCTACGGCCCGGACAAGTTCTCGGGCCCCACCGAGTACCGGGTGGTCAGGCTCCACACCAATGCACCGGTGTCGAGCCAGTGCAAGATGCCGCTCGACCACACTCCCCAGACGGTGTGCTGGGTCGTCGTGAACGACTGGCAACCACTCCCCGGGTCGTGA
- a CDS encoding family 1 glycosylhydrolase, giving the protein MDGPDPAAPAISFPRGFLWGAATAAHQIEGGNVNNDWWAWEHEPGSGCAESSGDACDSLHRWSEDVELVRTMGLGAYRFSLEWSRIEPAEGEFSVAALDRYRRICAACRDGGVVPVVTFHHFTNPRWLSARGGWEAADAPDAFARFVARAVVALGDLVGWACTINEPNVVGVAGYTTGTSPPGVTGDLARHLAVNEAMVRAHRLAVDELRSGPGDFPVGLTLSMDELVAEPGGEGVRDAAREILEDSFLRATGGDDFVGVQCYTRLHFGPQGQAPDDPTVPTTQMGCEYWPQVVEHCVRRAAAVTGLPVVVTENGIATDDDAARIAYLDEALRGVRRCLDDGVDVRGYFVWSLLDNFEWSHGYRPTFGLHAVDRETFARRAKPSASWFGAVARSNALVAPPG; this is encoded by the coding sequence GTGGACGGTCCCGACCCGGCGGCGCCGGCGATCAGCTTCCCCCGAGGTTTCCTGTGGGGAGCGGCGACGGCTGCCCATCAGATCGAGGGGGGCAACGTCAACAACGACTGGTGGGCGTGGGAGCACGAACCTGGCTCGGGATGTGCGGAATCGAGTGGGGACGCCTGCGACTCGCTGCACCGTTGGTCCGAGGATGTCGAGCTCGTCCGGACCATGGGCCTGGGCGCCTATCGGTTCTCACTCGAGTGGAGCCGGATCGAGCCGGCCGAAGGTGAGTTCTCGGTCGCCGCCCTGGACCGGTACCGCCGGATCTGCGCGGCGTGTCGCGACGGGGGCGTCGTCCCGGTGGTGACGTTCCACCATTTCACGAACCCGAGATGGCTCAGCGCGCGCGGCGGCTGGGAAGCGGCTGACGCACCCGACGCGTTCGCCCGTTTCGTGGCGCGGGCCGTCGTCGCCCTGGGCGACCTCGTCGGGTGGGCGTGCACGATCAACGAGCCCAACGTCGTGGGCGTCGCGGGGTACACCACGGGGACCTCCCCGCCGGGGGTGACGGGGGATCTCGCCCGTCACCTGGCGGTGAACGAGGCGATGGTCCGGGCCCATCGCCTCGCCGTCGACGAGCTGCGGTCGGGCCCCGGTGACTTTCCCGTCGGTCTCACGCTGTCCATGGACGAGTTGGTGGCCGAGCCCGGTGGCGAGGGTGTACGTGACGCGGCGCGCGAGATCCTCGAGGACTCCTTCCTGCGCGCCACCGGGGGAGACGATTTCGTCGGCGTGCAGTGCTACACGCGTCTGCACTTCGGGCCACAAGGCCAGGCCCCCGACGACCCCACGGTGCCCACGACCCAGATGGGGTGCGAGTACTGGCCACAGGTGGTGGAGCACTGTGTCCGGCGGGCGGCGGCGGTGACCGGCCTGCCGGTCGTCGTCACGGAGAACGGGATCGCCACCGACGACGACGCCGCACGCATCGCCTATCTGGACGAGGCGCTGCGCGGCGTCCGGCGCTGTCTCGACGACGGCGTGGACGTGCGTGGGTACTTCGTATGGAGTCTCCTCGACAACTTCGAGTGGAGCCACGGGTACCGGCCCACGTTCGGCCTGCACGCCGTCGACCGCGAGACGTTCGCCCGTCGCGCCAAGCCGAGCGCGTCGTGGTTCGGCGCGGTGGCCCGGTCGAATGCGTTGGTGGCGCCGCCGGGCTGA
- a CDS encoding TetR family transcriptional regulator produces the protein MASESGPTVATAAKPASGSDGAAEAADGRLARGERTRRALAEALIGLLEEGDARPTARRIAARAGVSLRLVYHHFEDVESILRAAVAIQEQRHWRHIRPVEPALPLAERVAGVVRQRTGVFQAVAPVRRAAEAMADSSPTIAGELARARSRLRAQLRATFAPELDRGTTPSAASRLDVLEVATSWETWEQLQRMGRGAAACRRTMELLATAAVGGPTGTGGRT, from the coding sequence ATGGCGTCGGAGAGCGGGCCCACGGTGGCGACGGCGGCGAAGCCGGCGAGCGGTTCGGACGGGGCGGCAGAGGCGGCGGACGGCCGACTGGCCCGGGGCGAGCGCACCCGGCGCGCCCTGGCCGAGGCCCTGATCGGTCTGCTCGAAGAGGGCGACGCCCGGCCCACGGCTCGGCGCATCGCGGCGCGCGCCGGGGTGTCGCTGCGCCTCGTCTACCACCACTTCGAGGACGTGGAGTCCATCCTGCGCGCCGCGGTGGCGATCCAGGAACAGCGCCACTGGCGCCACATCCGGCCCGTCGAGCCCGCCCTCCCCCTGGCCGAGCGGGTCGCCGGCGTCGTCCGTCAGCGCACCGGCGTGTTCCAAGCCGTGGCGCCGGTACGCCGGGCGGCCGAAGCCATGGCGGACAGCTCCCCCACCATCGCCGGGGAGCTGGCCCGCGCCCGCTCCCGGCTGCGCGCCCAGCTCCGCGCCACGTTCGCGCCCGAGCTCGATCGCGGCACGACGCCGTCGGCCGCGTCGCGCCTCGACGTGCTGGAGGTTGCGACCTCGTGGGAGACATGGGAGCAGCTCCAGCGCATGGGTCGGGGGGCGGCCGCCTGCCGGCGGACGATGGAACTGCTCGCCACGGCCGCCGTCGGCGGACCGACCGGTACCGGAGGTAGGACATGA